The nucleotide window GCAACACTTCGGGCGTCTCACCCTCGACGATCTTCTTGGCGAGGCCTTCGGCGATGGCGGTCTTGCCCACGCCCGGATCGCCCACCAGAAGCGGGTTGTTCTTGCGGCGACGGCAGAGCACCTGGATGCAGCGCTCAACCTCGTGGTTACGACCGATCAGGGGGTCAACATCGCCTTTGGTGGCCTTGGCATTGAGATCGACGCAATATTTGGCGAGGGTGGATTCCTTCTCTTCCTCCCCGGTATCGGCGCTTTGCATGGCGGCGGCTTCCGCCTCTTCCTCGTCGGCACCGGACACGGAACGCGCCTCGCCATAGGACGGATCCTTGGCGACGCCATGGGCGATGAAGTTGACGGCATCATACCGCGTCATGTCCTGCTCTTGCAGGAAATAGGCGGCGTTGGATTCCCGTTCGGCAAAGATCGCGACAAGCACGTTCGCACCGGTCACTTCCGTGCGGCCGGAGGATTGGACGTGGATCGCGGCGCGCTGGATCACGCGCTGGAAGGCGGCGGTCGGCACGGCCTCCGACCCTTCAACATCGGTTTCCAGCGTCGAGAGATCGTCGCTGATGAACCGCACGAGGGTTTCGCGCAGAACCTCGATATCGACGGAGCAGGCTTTCATCACCTTCTGCGCATCGGGTTCGTCGATCAGGGCCAGCAGCAGATGCTCCAGCGTTGCCAGTTCGTGGCGGCGCGCATTCGCGTTGGCGAGTGCGGCGTGAATGGCCTGTTCCAAAGTGGTCGAAAAAGATGGCACGTCGCGTGCTCCTTTCATCTCGTATCGAGAGGGCCTTGGCCGCCGCTCGATCGTGGCCTCATAAGATTAAGTTTTGCTTTCCGCGCGCGGGTTTCAAGCAAAAAGACTTCACCACCGCGTGTTCTTTTGGCGATGGCTGGCCGGATCACCACAAAATCTAGGGCTCGGGTGGGCGACGGCCAGTTTTTTAGGCAACCCGTGCAAGGACCGTCAAAAACGATCTTTGCGGGCCCGGATTTCCGCGAAAATCTCGACGGGATCGGCATCGTCCATGCCAAGCCGGGCGGCGATGGCAGGCTCGGTGGTGCGCAGGAAAGGGTTGGTGGCAAGTTCGTCCGAAAGCGTGGACGGAACGGTGGGTCGGGACGCGGCCCGCGCCGCATCGATGGCGCGGGATCGGGATATAAGGGCGGAATTGTCCGGTTCAATGGTCAGGGCGAAGCGCGCATTCGATGCGGTGTATTCATGGCCCGAGCAAATCAGCGTGTCCGCCGGCAATGCGGCCAGTTTGCGAAGGCTTTCGAACATCCGGGCTGGCGTGCCCTCGAACAGGCGGCCACAGCCAAGGGCCATCAGGCTGTCGGCGGTAAAGGCCGCGTTGGCCTGCGGTACATGGAATGCCAGATGATTGTCGCAATGCCCCGACACGTCGAGGACGTCGACGCCAAGCTCCCCGATCTCGAAGCGGTCGCCCTCGGCCAATGTATGATCGAGCGGCGGTAGACGGTGTGCATCCGCCCCGCAGCCCCAGACCTTGGCCCCGGTCGCTGCCACAAGGTCGGCCACGCCATCCACATGGTCCCAATGGTGATGCGTGATCAGGATGTCCGACAGCGTCCATCCGCGCGCCGCAAGCTCCGCCCGGATCGGCTCGGCCTCGGGGACGTCGATGCATGCGGTCGCCCCGGTGGCTGGGTCGTGCAGGAGGAAGGCGTAATTGTCGGACAGGCACGCGATGGTGACGATCTGGGCATCTGTCATGGTAATCCCGCCTTTCACGGTTATCTTCGGGATCAGGAGCCTGCGACACGCGGCGGGCAAAATGCAAACGGAAACCTGATGCATCTGGATGTCGTCGACCTTCGGCAATTCTATTACCGGACGCCACTGGGCCGGATCGCCCAGAAGGCGGTGCGGGATCGGATGCTGGAACTGTGGCCGAGCGCGAAGGGCCAGACCGTGGTGGGGTTCGGGTTCGCCGTCCCGCTCCTGCGGCCCTATCTGGCCGAGGCGGAGCGTGTCATTGGCGTGATGCCGGCGGAGCAGGGGGTCATGCCCTGGCCCGCGGGGTTGCAGAACGTCTCCACCCTGTGCCGTGAAAACCTGTGGCCGATTGCGACGGGCAGCGTCGACAAGCTGATCCTGATGCATGGGTTGGAGACGTCGGAGCATCCGATCTCCGTGCTGGATGAATGTGAGCGGGTCTTGTCGGATTCCGGGCGGGTCCTTTTCGTCGTACCCAACCGGCGCGGATTGTGGGCGCGGCGCGACGCCACGCCGTTCGGCTTCGGCCGACCCTATTCGCTGGGACAGTTGGAGGCGCAGGTGGAGGCGTGCGATTTCGTGCCCAAGCGCCACGCGGCGGCGCTGTTCTCCCCACCGTCAGAGCATCGGTTCTGGCTGCGGTCCGCCGACATGCTGGAACGCTACGGTGGCAAGCTGAGCCGCGACCGCGCGGGCGGGGTGATCTTGCTGGAAGCGGCCAAACAGGTGCCCGCGCGCCCACGTCCGGGCCTCGCCGAGAAGGTCCGCCGCCCGTTGCGTGTGCTGGAGGGGAGCCCCACGCCCGCCGGTGTCAGCGGACGGGACTTGGGCTGACGAAAGCGGCCGCCGACACTTCGATTGCGGCCATCGGAGCGCGACAAATGTGCAGAATCGAGCCATTCTGCCCCCTGAAATCCGTGGGCAAAGCGCCGCAGAGGGCGCGTGGGATCGTAAGCTACTGAAATCGCTTATTATTCAACCTGAACGGGGGCTGGCAAGCAAGGTTGCAGCATCCCAAACCCTCTGCTACACCGCGCTCGATTTACCGGGGAACGGGCGGACACAGCCGCC belongs to Hasllibacter sp. MH4015 and includes:
- the gloB gene encoding hydroxyacylglutathione hydrolase, with product MTDAQIVTIACLSDNYAFLLHDPATGATACIDVPEAEPIRAELAARGWTLSDILITHHHWDHVDGVADLVAATGAKVWGCGADAHRLPPLDHTLAEGDRFEIGELGVDVLDVSGHCDNHLAFHVPQANAAFTADSLMALGCGRLFEGTPARMFESLRKLAALPADTLICSGHEYTASNARFALTIEPDNSALISRSRAIDAARAASRPTVPSTLSDELATNPFLRTTEPAIAARLGMDDADPVEIFAEIRARKDRF